ATACTAACTATTTTCGTTTATCTGAATCAGAGGTGAATAATTGCATAAAACACTTAGAAGGTAAAAGTAATTTACCAAAAAGCATAGATGATGAGTTGAAAATTGGATTTAATGGATCTTTGCTGTTTGCATCTATAACTTTTTTGGTCTCATTTCTTATTAATAAAATGTTTATATTTAGTTTTTTCCTTTCAATGCTATTGGCATCTTTACCTATGTGGACACTTGCTATTCTAGGCAGCTTTGGAGGTTACGATACAGATGACCTTAAACTTTTCTCGACAGTTTCTAATAGGATAAAAGGTCTTTTGATAGGAATCTCTTTCACTTCTTTCGCTTATGTTCTATATACATTCTACCGTTCTTCCTTTGCTTTTTAAAATAAACAATCATTTATTATTTTTATACATATAATTTATGATTTCTTGC
The sequence above is drawn from the Prochlorococcus marinus str. MIT 1013 genome and encodes:
- a CDS encoding GIY-YIG nuclease family protein, producing MSGFVYLMKNGDLYKLGCTSDLKSEANKMKPGEIISSFKTNDPKSFEVRLLRLYKKKRIPDTNYFRLSESEVNNCIKHLEGKSNLPKSIDDELKIGFNGSLLFASITFLVSFLINKMFIFSFFLSMLLASLPMWTLAILGSFGGYDTDDLKLFSTVSNRIKGLLIGISFTSFAYVLYTFYRSSFAF